In the Sandaracinus amylolyticus genome, GGCCTGTGAGCACCGACGCGACGCTCGGCTTCGTCCAGTTCTCCTGCGACTGCGCCGCCTCGAAGAGCGTGCCCTCCTGGGCGATGCGCTCGAGCACCGGCGTGCGCACGCGCGACTGCGGGTTGAACGGGCGCAGCTTGCTCGCGCGCAGCGTGTCGATGAGGAGCACGACGACGTTGCGCACCGGGCGCAGCTCCGCGACCTGCGGAGGCGGCACCATGATGCCCGGCACCGACCACGCGACGCGTCCGCCCTCGCCCGTGCCCTCGGCAATCAGCTCGAGGCGCACCACCTGACCCGCGAAGCGCGTGAGGTCGACGTTCTGATCGTCCCAGCGGTTGCCCACCGCGGCCGAGTAGACCTCGGCGGCCTCGCCGCCCTCGGGCTGCACCACGACGCGCGCACGCGCGCCCGCGACGGTGCCCTCACCGCCGACGCCGAGCACGAGCCGGCCGCCCTGCGGGACCTCGATGTGATACGTGACCGTCGTCGGCGCGCGCACCGCGATCGCACGGCGCTCGGTGCCGCCCACGTCGATCTGCGCGACCAGCGCCGCGAGGTCGGGCGCGAGGAAGCGCTCACCCTCGGTCGGCGTGCCGGGGATGAAGCGGATCGAGCTGACCGCGACCGAGACGTTCTCGTCGCCGACGCGCGTCGTGCCGCCGAAGCGGAGCAGCAGCGCGTTCTCGCCCGCGCGGATCATGTCGGCGGGGATCGCGATGTCGTAGTCGCGGAACTCGGCGCCCTCGGCGAGCTGGATGCCCTCGGGCAGCGAGCGGTTGTTGACGAAGACCTGCAGGCGCCGCGAGCCGATCGGGCGCATGCGGACGCGCATCGTCACCGGGCCCGCCTGGCGCATCGAGAAGTACACGCGCGACGCGTCGGTCGCGTGGGTGAACGTCTCGTCGCCGTCGGCGCCGTCCGAGCCCCAGCCCGTGCGCCAGTGGCCGATCGTGTACTTCATGCGCGCGGGCGTGCCGAAGTCGACGTAGAGGCCGTGGTGGTCGACGTCCGCGAGGTGCGCGATGTCGAGCAGGTCCTGCTGCATGCGAAGGGACGCCGCAGCGGCCGGTGCGGCGCCCTGGGGGCCCGCGGCCGCGGCGCCTTCACCATCGCCGCTGATCCCCTCGCTCGCCTCGGAGCTGGGTCCACATCCGACGAGACCGACGATCCCCGTGCTGATCGCGATCGCGAGCAGGCAGAACAGCTTCGTGCGCGACATCATCCCTCCGGCGCCCGCCGTCAGGACGTCGGAGCGCGCCGGCAGCCGCAGCCGGGCGCTGCACCGGCGTTCCCTGTGAGCGCGTGCAGTGGCCCCGCGGATAGCACGGGCCGTGATCCAGCGTCAAACAAAGGGCGAACGGCCCGAGTGTCTCGCGCGATTCCCCTCAGGGCGCGGCGACGCGGCGGGTGTGCCCGGGTGCGACGTGCACGAAGCGGAACGACGAGCCGTCGCCTCGGAGGAACGTGACCTCGTGCACGCCCTCGGGCAGCGCGATCGCGACCGGCT is a window encoding:
- a CDS encoding sulfatase; protein product: MSRTKLFCLLAIAISTGIVGLVGCGPSSEASEGISGDGEGAAAAGPQGAAPAAAASLRMQQDLLDIAHLADVDHHGLYVDFGTPARMKYTIGHWRTGWGSDGADGDETFTHATDASRVYFSMRQAGPVTMRVRMRPIGSRRLQVFVNNRSLPEGIQLAEGAEFRDYDIAIPADMIRAGENALLLRFGGTTRVGDENVSVAVSSIRFIPGTPTEGERFLAPDLAALVAQIDVGGTERRAIAVRAPTTVTYHIEVPQGGRLVLGVGGEGTVAGARARVVVQPEGGEAAEVYSAAVGNRWDDQNVDLTRFAGQVVRLELIAEGTGEGGRVAWSVPGIMVPPPQVAELRPVRNVVVLLIDTLRASKLRPFNPQSRVRTPVLERIAQEGTLFEAAQSQENWTKPSVASVLTGLTPSTHGAKTDAARVPDSAELVSEAFNAASFATGSFLANGYVSDRFGFAQGWDHYTNYIRENRSTEAEDVFREAGDFIEQHKDERFFVYIQTIDPHVPYDPPAEFLSMYDSRTDYAGQVRPRMTGELLERAKRNPPDVTFDASDRRRLEALHDGEISYHDRELGRFLERLQQLGVGDDTLLVITSDHGEEFNEHNSWGHGHSLYQELINVPLIFWRPGVVPAQRVAHTVSTMQISPTVLQLAGVEGLRNAEGRSLTPELRGEIPTGPQVAFSDFLDDRRAIRAGRWKLILRGHNPTMFDLQSDPGEQRELDMNRHPIAARYLRVLIGQYLGAIDRGNWLSADQRARTQLSTEAAVLDPETCAQLRALGYVPDCPEGAAAPSALGQTD